From a region of the Neobacillus niacini genome:
- the purR gene encoding pur operon repressor: MKFRRSERLIDMTSYLLDHPRQLVPLTFFAERYSSAKSSISEDLAIVKETFEQRGIGTLQTVPGAAGGVKFFVSVSDEEARPFVNELCSLIAHPDRLLPGGYLYLTDILGDPSVVQKAGRIIASAYVNTKIDVVMTVATKGIPLAYAVASQLNTPVVIVRRDSKVTEGPTVSINYVSGSAKRIQTMVLSKRSLAQGSRVLVVDDFMKAGGTVMGMISLLEEFNATVAGIAVLVEAEKIEERLVDEYKSLVKLTDVDVKEKRIQVTEGNYFKRRTEE; this comes from the coding sequence ATGAAGTTTCGCCGCAGTGAACGATTGATCGATATGACGAGCTATTTACTAGACCATCCGCGCCAGTTGGTACCGCTTACCTTCTTTGCTGAACGTTATTCTTCTGCGAAATCTTCTATCAGTGAAGACTTAGCCATAGTTAAGGAGACCTTCGAACAAAGAGGTATCGGAACGCTGCAAACTGTACCTGGTGCAGCGGGCGGAGTTAAATTTTTTGTAAGTGTAAGTGATGAAGAGGCAAGACCTTTTGTGAATGAGTTATGTTCGTTAATTGCCCACCCTGACCGCCTTTTACCAGGGGGATACTTGTATTTAACTGATATTTTGGGTGACCCATCCGTTGTCCAAAAGGCTGGCCGAATTATTGCTTCTGCATATGTGAATACTAAAATCGATGTGGTCATGACAGTAGCTACAAAGGGGATACCTCTTGCTTATGCTGTCGCGAGCCAGCTAAATACGCCTGTTGTGATCGTTAGACGAGATAGTAAAGTAACAGAAGGTCCAACGGTCAGTATTAACTATGTATCTGGGTCAGCAAAAAGAATTCAAACGATGGTTCTTTCAAAAAGGAGTTTGGCTCAAGGCTCTAGGGTCTTGGTAGTCGATGACTTTATGAAAGCAGGCGGAACAGTGATGGGAATGATCAGCTTACTAGAAGAATTTAATGCTACCGTCGCTGGTATTGCTGTTTTGGTTGAAGCTGAAAAAATTGAAGAACGACTCGTTGATGAATACAAATCACTAGTTAAATTGACAGATGTTGATGTTAAGGAAAAAAGGATTCAGGTAACAGAAGGAAACTATTTCAAGAGAAGAACGGAGGAATAA
- the ispE gene encoding 4-(cytidine 5'-diphospho)-2-C-methyl-D-erythritol kinase → MKLLVKAPAKINLSLDVLYKRPDGFHEVEMIMTTIDLADRVELTLLEQDKIHILSHNRYVPDDQRNLAFQAAQLLKDLYQVKKGVQITIEKTIPVAAGLAGGSSDAAATLRGLNKLWGLGLTLDELAEIGSEIGSDVSFCVYGGTALAKGRGEMITDLPAPPTCWVILAKPFIGVSTAEVYRRLDLNGMKHPEIDEMVKAIKNNDYQSVCENVGNVLEDVTLKLHPEVAQIKEQMKRFGADAVLMSGSGPTVFGIVQHDSRMHRIYNGLRGFCDQVFAVRMLGERHSLD, encoded by the coding sequence TTGAAGCTTTTAGTAAAAGCACCAGCTAAAATTAATCTATCCCTGGATGTATTATATAAGCGTCCGGATGGTTTTCATGAAGTTGAGATGATCATGACAACGATTGATTTGGCGGATCGTGTTGAACTAACATTATTAGAACAGGATAAAATACATATTCTCTCCCATAACCGATATGTTCCTGATGACCAAAGAAACTTAGCTTTTCAGGCAGCACAATTGTTAAAGGACCTCTATCAAGTAAAAAAAGGGGTCCAAATAACAATTGAAAAAACAATTCCTGTTGCAGCTGGACTGGCTGGGGGCAGCAGTGATGCCGCTGCAACCCTAAGGGGTCTAAATAAACTATGGGGACTCGGTTTAACATTGGACGAATTAGCTGAGATTGGTTCAGAAATAGGCTCGGATGTATCATTTTGTGTGTATGGCGGCACGGCTTTGGCGAAGGGCAGAGGTGAAATGATTACAGACCTTCCAGCTCCGCCCACGTGCTGGGTCATTTTAGCAAAACCGTTTATTGGAGTCTCCACAGCGGAAGTTTATCGCCGTTTGGATTTAAATGGGATGAAGCACCCCGAAATTGACGAAATGGTAAAAGCAATAAAAAACAATGACTATCAAAGTGTATGTGAAAATGTCGGGAATGTCCTAGAAGATGTTACATTAAAACTTCATCCAGAGGTAGCGCAAATCAAGGAGCAAATGAAACGTTTTGGTGCCGATGCGGTTTTGATGAGCGGAAGCGGACCAACTGTCTTTGGAATTGTCCAGCACGACTCAAGAATGCACCGGATTTATAATGGGCTCAGAGGGTTTTGTGACCAAGTATTTGCTGTCCGGATGCTCGGTGAACGACATTCCCTTGATTAA
- a CDS encoding small, acid-soluble spore protein, alpha/beta type yields the protein MARRRGVMSSQFKEELAKELGFYDVVQKEGWGGIRAKDAGNMVKRAIELASEQLIKNNRNT from the coding sequence ATGGCAAGAAGAAGAGGTGTAATGTCTAGTCAATTTAAAGAAGAACTTGCAAAAGAGTTGGGATTTTATGATGTCGTTCAAAAAGAGGGCTGGGGCGGCATACGAGCTAAGGATGCTGGAAACATGGTGAAAAGGGCAATCGAACTAGCCTCAGAGCAGCTGATCAAAAACAACAGAAACACTTAA